Proteins from a genomic interval of Plasmodium malariae genome assembly, contig: PmUG01_00_9, whole genome shotgun sequence:
- the PmUG01_00025900 gene encoding PIR protein, with protein sequence MASAVTVENDNSVELFLRYKKDFDKTIQDFNDKSSKLNSGRTCATILTHDHNFTEPCQEIGVYLMKIQQDYFSERIRRCKYLNYWINNKEKYNKLSSWFNGYNEFSSKLDHICEQYIKQIDKTTLTKLNELYDLYEKFNNFIKNEATQSVNCHSAQGCYDLYIRYYIECEESNSNEFCEELNNFREAYNKQMINITACPNVPRILEPKKNYVFFASLITLTVLIATFTLFLLYKFTPIKSWLYSRLQRKKIVQFIEVEEKKRESLVNTCEEVSRNYEESFHNVGYQPQGVV encoded by the exons ATGGCATCAGCAGTTACAGtagaaaat gatAATTCCGTGGAATTATTTCTTAGATACAAAAAGGATTTTGATAAGACTATTCAAgattttaatgataaatcTTCTAAACTAAATTCTGGAAGAACATGTGCTACAATACTTACGCATGATCATAACTTTACAGAACCTTGTCAAGAAATTGGCGtgtatttaatgaaaatacagCAGGATTATTTTTCTGAAAGAATAAGACGTTGTAAATACTTGAATTACTggataaataataaagaaaaatataataagttaTCTAGTTGGTTTAATGGATATAATGAATTTTCTTCCAAACTTGATCATATATGTGagcaatatataaaacaaattgaTAAAACTACTTTAACAAAACTTAATGAACTTTATGACTTATATGAAAAgtttaacaattttattaaaaatgaagcaaCTCAAAGTGTTAATTGTCACAGTGCTCAAGGATGTTATGACTTATATATTAGATATTATATTGAGTGTGAAGAAAGTAATAGTAATGAATTTTGTGAGGAGTTAAACAATTTTAGGGAAgcatataataaacaaatgataaatataactgCTTGTCCTAATGTACCAAGAATTTTAGAACCtaaaaagaattatgtattttttgcCAGTTTAATAACTCTTACTGTATTAATAGCAACTTTTACTTTATTCCTATTATATAag TTTACTCCTATAAAATCATGGTTATATAGTCGTttacaaaggaaaaaaatagttcAATTTATTGaagtagaagaaaaaaaaagagaatccTTAGTAAACACATGTGAAGAAGTAAGTAGAAATTATGAAGAAAGTTTTCATAATGTAGGTTATCAACCTCAAGGAGTTGTTTAA
- the PmUG01_00025800 gene encoding Plasmodium exported protein, unknown function translates to MERKIKINFLFIIFIFIILIWICYFDNDTSIDNEYLYKKYFSDIKIVTRSYRLLGKHKQEKCSDIVYIKGDTPTIKEYQKLNTYNSIKVNKGINKKQNECSLYNAGGYENGRRSKNFVHYGRNSKLGKRKFDKIYYRNTLRNSTIADFKFLRDVTKEKAVLICILLSFHAISGILLCFLNPHKTLGNISVFWYNRAFVGYYIFTFIVILSFIYLFRIIAKYIKIINKKREIHNTAYPSISKIFHNSYNI, encoded by the exons ATGGaacgaaaaattaaaataaactttttatttataatttttatatttatcattttaatttGGATATGTTATTTTGATAATGATACG agtatcgataatgaatatttgtataaaaagTACTTTtctgatataaaaatagttacAAGATCATATCGATTACTAGGAAAGCATAAGCAGGAAAAATGTTCagatattgtatatataaaaggtgATACACCAACTATCAAGGAATACCAAAAATTGAATACttataatagtataaaagtaaacaaaggcataaataaaaagcaaaatgaatgttcattatataatgcAGGAGGTTATGAAAATGGTAGGAgaagtaaaaattttgtgCACTACGGAAGAAATTCAAAAttaggaaaaagaaaattcgACAAAATATACTATAGAAATACACTTAGGAATTCTACTATTGCAGATTTTAAGTTTTTAAGAGATGttacaaaagaaaaagcagttcttatttgtattttattgaGCTTCCATGCAATAAGTGGAATACTACTATGTTTTTTAAACCCCCACAAAACACTAGGTAATATTTCTGTGTTTTGGTATAATCGAGCATTTGTAggatattacatatttacatttatagtTATACTATCCTTTATTTATCTCTTCAGGATAATTGCAAAGtatataaagataataaataagaaacgTGAAATACACAATACGGCGTATCCTTCtattagtaaaatttttcataacagttataatatataa
- the PmUG01_00026000 gene encoding Plasmodium exported protein, unknown function, which translates to MLNFYTKSLIFFILIWTCKYLSENMPLYFYLAIHRISCDKEYNRNNILSAVFRRLLCSETIVAEERKHNMLKKGINDLLYKSDDSSVERLNLSEHDDEFRKIFTNLMQRDISNQEFVDLMRYTKLQKHYDSLQFEHKLKKKYNNLKHYNNVQKRKNIHTSLKKVEPRNNTCLFQNRSSKSYHNIKHQDIVKTALYLKKNSQVISLIKSKKKFIKILYIIIIIILFCVSIIWNLYVAKSCDLDKCPLRMTLGL; encoded by the exons atgctTAACTTTTATACTAAATCtcttattttcttcattttaataTGGACTTGCAAATATCTCTCTGAG AATATGcccctttatttttatttagcCATACATCGTATATCATGCGACAAAGAATACAATCGAAATAACATACTCAGTGCAGTATTTAGAAGATTACTATGTAGTGAAACAATAGTAGCAGAAGAACGAAAACATAAcatgttaaaaaaaggaataaatgatttattatacaaaagtGATGATTCCTCTGTAGAAAGACTAAATTTATCGGAACATGATGATGAATttcgaaaaatatttactaatTTAATGCAGCGTGACATTTCTAATCAGGAATTTGTTGATTTAATGAGATAtacaaaattacaaaaacatTATGATTCACTTCAATTTGAacacaaattaaaaaaaaaatataataacttaaaacattataataatgttcaaaaacgtaaaaatatacatacatctTTAAAAAAGGTAGAACCAAGGAATAATACATGTTTATTCCAAAATAGGTCGAGTAAGAGCTATCATAATATTAAACATCAAGATATAGTTAAAACagctttatatttaaaaaaaaatagccaagtaatttctttaattaaatccaaaaaaaaatttattaaaatattatatataataataattataattttattctgtGTTAGTATTATATGGAATCTCTATGTTGCTAAAAGTTGTGATCTTGATAAATGTCCCCTACGTATGACATTAGGACTATAA